CTACCCAAGCCCTGTCTCAAGTGCTGCTTAGGGGCCGGCGGAAAGCCTGGGCTAGAGGTCAAGGGTTGAGGACCCCGAGTTTCTAGATGGTAACGGCAGCCACAGGCTCGCGGCATGTGGCTCAGGATGCTGTCTGTGGCTGAAGGAGAGAACCGGGGCAGGAGAGCCCCCCAGGCAGGGCTCGTCTCTCGAAGTCCCAGGATGTCTTGACCATCTGCACTTTATTTTGCCAGTTGCCAGGTACAGGCTTCAAATAGTCGAACCACCAAGGTTACCTCTGGAGAAGAAGCCCCACGCTGACAGAGATGGTGAGCGGCCGGATCTCTGCCGACACAGCTCCATGGCCCAGGCTGGACGCCGGGGACGCCGACGCCCTTTGCTCTCCCCAGGTCCAGAGTATGAGCCCAACCTGTGGATGTGGGTGAACCCCAACATCGTGTACCCACCAGGAAAGCTGGAAGCCCAAGGGGCTAGCGAGAAGAAGGAACCGGCGGGCGCGGTCCCTCGCCCTCGGCTGCCCTGCCATCAGGAAGATGCCTGCTGCCCTGAGGCTGCGGGGGCCGCCGGTGCACTGTCACTTTCCTCCCCCGAGCAGTCTCCGTCGCCGAAGCACTTTTCATCTtcccccagcagctgggaggtAGGGATTTCTGGGGTGGGGAGTAGGCAGGGCGGGCACAGGGACGAGGTGCCAGAGTTCTGCTCTTAGGGGCAGCCTTGGGTTGGGGAGCAGCCCAGCTGGTGGGCCTGTGCCACTGCCCCTTCCTGCCAGCACAGCCCTGAGGGCAGCCGAGGAGTCAGGACCAGTTCCTCCTCTGTGCTCCTCTAGCTCACGGAAGAGGAGGAGGCCGAGGACCAGGATGACAGCTCCTGTGTGGCTCTGCTGTCCCCTCACAAAAGGGCCCCCCTCCAGAGCCGGAGGCTTCagcaagccagcagccaggaggggaggCTCTGGCCCCGGCCCCCTCTCAATTACTTCCACCTAATTGCCCTGGCATTAAGAAACAGTTCCCCCCGTGGCCTCAACGTGCAGCAGATCTACAGTTTCACTCGGTATGTGCCGGGGGGCTCGTGaggagggcggg
This window of the Lepus europaeus isolate LE1 chromosome 7, mLepTim1.pri, whole genome shotgun sequence genome carries:
- the FOXR1 gene encoding forkhead box protein R1, which translates into the protein MGNEAFLAFTTSHLPVAEQNLARYRLQIVEPPRLPLEKKPHADRDGPEYEPNLWMWVNPNIVYPPGKLEAQGASEKKEPAGAVPRPRLPCHQEDACCPEAAGAAGALSLSSPEQSPSPKHFSSSPSSWELTEEEEAEDQDDSSCVALLSPHKRAPLQSRRLQQASSQEGRLWPRPPLNYFHLIALALRNSSPRGLNVQQIYSFTRQHFPFFRTAPEGWKNTIRHNLCFRDSFEKVPVSMQVAASARPRSCLWKLTEEGRRRFAEEARALAATQLESIEQCMSQPGMMPFLFDL